CAAGTGATTTTAAATATTATTTTATGAAGGATACAAAAAAGAGGTCGGACTGTCCTATTAGCAACTCGCTTGATATCTGGGGAGACAAATGGTCATTATTGATTGTTAGGGATCTCATGTTTTCAAAACAGTGTACTTATGGTGATTTTCTAAAGTCGGGTGAAAAAATAGCAACCAATATTTTGGCAGCCCGCTTACAAATGCTGGAAGAAAATGGGATCATCACCAAGTTAAGTCATCCCGATAGTAAAGCAAAAGTATTATACAGGCTCACCCAAAAAGGAATTGATTTATTGCCACTGATGGTTGAAATTAACCTATGGGCGGATAAATATTGCATCTTATCTGCAGAAAGGAAAGCGCTATTGGAAGAAATCAAAAAAGACAAAGAAGCATTTATAAAAACAAGTATAAAGGAATTAAAAGAGATTAATTAACTGGCTTATGGGAGTAAGCTTCAAATTTGAGATCAAAAATTGTAAATTCTGGATTATCAGCAGTACTATGTTTTAATCAAAAGCTACATCACTTAGTTTCTCATGATCTATGCTATCACTTTGCTCCATCCCTGAAATATTTTGGTGTGTGGTTCCTGGGGCTTTTGCAGACGTACTTTGCTTAATGCCTTTCAATAATCTTAGCCTGACAATTTTTTTCCTATTGTGGGCATTTCGGCAAAAATGGCCGCCCGTTCCGCTAGTTAATTGGTTTGTCCAGCCAGTCCAATATTTTTTGGATATAATCGACTTTTGATTTACTATCATTATTGTTAAGATAATGATCACATCCCACACAAGTTTCATACACCAAATTATTTTTACCAAGGCGAACAAAATCAAGCCACACATAATCCAAACTATAAATCGGCGAATTATGATCTGCAGATGCGCTAATTAAGTAGATGGGTATGTTCAACTTTCTGAGGTTCTCGAATGGTACCGAAGAACCAAAACTTGCCCATCTTTTGTAAGAATGGCCTCCAAACTCTTTTGTTATGTCGTTTGGATTTCTGTAAATATCTGTAACCTTTGTCATATAGCTTACGATACTATCCTGTGCAGCCTGTTGAGAAATCTCACCGCGTTGTGCTTTTATTCTCCATTCCAATATATCTCCGTAGAATTGATTTAATCCACTACCTACAACCGGAATTACGTGTGTAATGCGTTTTTCGGCGACGGCTAATGCCGGGACAACCTGCCCACCTTCAGAATATCCGTAAGCAATCAATTTAGTGTGATCCCAAAAACCATGCTTAATTAAATATGCAATAACTTTTTTTGTTGCCTCCACACGCCAGTATAAACTTAATCTTTTAGTGTATTCAGGGGAAAAATGGTAATTAAGTGTAACAGCTCTTGATACATTCTTTTGAAATTCTTCTACCCCCATATTCAAATCTAACGTGTCACAAAAAGCAGTACCAGGCTTCCCTAGTATTACATAGTGAAACTTATCTTTAGTTTTATCCAGGAGTAAGGAATTAAATGAAGTGGAGGTGGTTACAAATTTTTTACCTTTTATATACAGGCAGAGTGACATTCCACCGCTGCCATTTGTCTCAATAAATAAAGGCGATTTCCTTTTCAAGTTGGTCGTATCAACATAAAAATTTATAAGCCCTAATTTTTTATCCTCTATTCTGAACTCTTTTAATCCGTACTCATCCGGCGCAACTGATTGGGCTAATGCAGTGAAATTGTATAGGGCGAAAAATAGGCAGAGAATTTTTATACTAACGCTCATATAAAAATAAATATAAGACTTTTTTCAGCCACAACTTATTTTTCATTTCCAATTATTTTAAAGGACAAAAGTACCAACGTGCCACCTGCTTGTTTGGCTCAGCCTGTATTTTCAGTAACTGGAGCAATCCATTCTTAAGTTCCATGTTATATTTTAATATCGCCGGGCTTCCATCAAATGTTCCGGATACTTCTGCTTCTAACACTGAGATATCGCCATCCTGGCTGAAATCAAGCGGCTTCATTTTGGTTTGATACTTTACATTAGCCTGTTTGATCCATTCTTTTTTACTAAAAATAGTCAAATAAGGTCAATTGTAACAAGTATCAGAAAATCGAACACTTTAACGTGTTGTAAATCAACACAAAAGCCCGTCTGTTAAACGGGCTTTTGTGCACTTGTAAAGCTAAAAAGATTAACATTTCTGTTTCGTAGCCCGTAGGGGAATCGAACCCCTGTTTCCAGAATGAAAATCTGGCGTCCTCACCCCTAGACGAACGGGCCATTAAATAATTAGAGTGTCTTTCAACTCCTTTGGTAGCGGGGACACGACTCGAACGTGCGACCTTCGGGTTATGAGCCCGACGAGCTACCAACTGCTCCACCCCGCACTCTCATGTATTTTTAAGGGAAATACCAACCTTCAATTTTGCAGTATTGAAACTGATAAAAAAAACCGCTCAACTTTTGCGCGGTTTCGTAGCCCGTAGGGGAATCGAACCCCTGTTTCCAGAATGAAAATCTGGCGTCCTCACCCCTAGACGAACGGGCCATTTTCAATTTTAAATTTCCAGTTCTCAGCTTTCAGTTAAACTGATCACTGTAAACTGCCCACTGAATTAGTAGCGGGGACACGACTCGAACGTGCGACCTTCGGGTTATGAGCCCGACGAGCTACCAACTGCTCCACCCCGCACTCTATACAACTCGTTTTTTTCTTTGAATTAAATCCTTAACTCTGTTTCCGAATTGGAATGCAAAGATATAATTCGTTTCTTTGTGCTGCAAATTTTTTTAAAAAATATTTTAATGGCGCATAAAGCAGGTTTTGTTAGTATAATAGGTAAACCAAATGTAGGTAAATCTACCCTCATGAATGTGCTTGTAGGCGAGCGACTTAGCATTATTACCCCTAAGGCACAAACCACAAGACACCGCATTTTAGGTATCGTAAATGAAGAAGAATATCAGATCGTTTTCTCTGATACACCGGGTATAATTAAGCCAAAATACAGTTTACAGGAGAGTATGATGAGCTTTGTTAACGGATCTTTGACCGATGCTGACGTACTTTTATTTGTAACCGACATTAACGAAGAGCATGATGAGGAAGACGTTTTGGAGAAAATTCTGAACCGTAACATCCCCACAATTGTACTCATCAATAAAATAGACAAAGCATTACAAGAGCAGGTTGATGAGAAGATTGCTTACTGGCAGGAGAAGCTAAATCCGGTTGCTATTTATGCAATTTCGGCTTTGCATAAACACAATGTCGACGGATTATTGGATCGCGTGCTCGAAATGTTGCCCGAACATCCACCATATTACGACAAAGAAGATTTAACCGATCGCTCAGAG
The nucleotide sequence above comes from Pedobacter riviphilus. Encoded proteins:
- the era gene encoding GTPase Era — translated: MAHKAGFVSIIGKPNVGKSTLMNVLVGERLSIITPKAQTTRHRILGIVNEEEYQIVFSDTPGIIKPKYSLQESMMSFVNGSLTDADVLLFVTDINEEHDEEDVLEKILNRNIPTIVLINKIDKALQEQVDEKIAYWQEKLNPVAIYAISALHKHNVDGLLDRVLEMLPEHPPYYDKEDLTDRSERFFVSEIIREKIFLNYQKEIPYSTEVIVKSFKEEEMKNGKGAMIRITAEIVVERDSQKNILIGTGGSMLKKVGTEARLEIEKFLDSKVFLEMFVKVIPDWRSKKNYLKSFGYDN
- a CDS encoding alpha/beta hydrolase family protein translates to MSVSIKILCLFFALYNFTALAQSVAPDEYGLKEFRIEDKKLGLINFYVDTTNLKRKSPLFIETNGSGGMSLCLYIKGKKFVTTSTSFNSLLLDKTKDKFHYVILGKPGTAFCDTLDLNMGVEEFQKNVSRAVTLNYHFSPEYTKRLSLYWRVEATKKVIAYLIKHGFWDHTKLIAYGYSEGGQVVPALAVAEKRITHVIPVVGSGLNQFYGDILEWRIKAQRGEISQQAAQDSIVSYMTKVTDIYRNPNDITKEFGGHSYKRWASFGSSVPFENLRKLNIPIYLISASADHNSPIYSLDYVWLDFVRLGKNNLVYETCVGCDHYLNNNDSKSKVDYIQKILDWLDKPIN
- a CDS encoding winged helix-turn-helix transcriptional regulator, encoding MKDTKKRSDCPISNSLDIWGDKWSLLIVRDLMFSKQCTYGDFLKSGEKIATNILAARLQMLEENGIITKLSHPDSKAKVLYRLTQKGIDLLPLMVEINLWADKYCILSAERKALLEEIKKDKEAFIKTSIKELKEIN